One window of the Nicotiana tabacum cultivar K326 chromosome 4, ASM71507v2, whole genome shotgun sequence genome contains the following:
- the LOC107810026 gene encoding LOW QUALITY PROTEIN: GRF1-interacting factor 3 (The sequence of the model RefSeq protein was modified relative to this genomic sequence to represent the inferred CDS: inserted 1 base in 1 codon), with protein MQQQQQLQPPVLNSAPPLPLNAITTEQIQKFLDENKNLILAILENQNLGKLSECAQYQALLQKNLMYLAAIADAQPQQSAATSQAPSTTQPGSQMQQTQAALQQQPQQQPGVPISKLPFQLNALPSQEQQQQMLHFQQQQQQQQFXRPTANNAMHQLMQPGLNSSGTLDARGNKQRNLEGNPSDGLGKSAARHVNSERE; from the exons ATGCAACAGCAGCAGCAACTACAACCCCCAGTCTTGAACTCTGCTCCTCCACTGCCTCTGAATGCTATCACCACTGAGCAGATTCAAAAG TTCTTAGATGAGAACAAAAATTTGATTCTTGCCATACTGGAAAACCAGAATCTTGGAAAACTCTCAGAATGTGCCCA GTATCAAGCCTTGCTTCAAAAGAATTTGATGTATTTAGCTGCTATTGCTGATGCCCAACCACAACAATCAGCAGCAACCTCACAG GCTCCATCCACTACCCAACCCGGAAGCCAGATGCAGCAAACACAGGCTGCTCTGCAACAGCAACCGCAACAGCAACCAGGCGTCCCTATTTCCAAACTGCCTTTCCAACTCAACGCCCTTCCATCCCAGGAGCAGCAACAGCAAATGCTCCACtttcagcagcagcagcagcagcaacagt CAAGGCCTACTGCCAACAATGCAATGCATCAACTTATGCAACCTGGATTAAACAGCTCAGGAACTCTGGATGCACGAGGAAATAAGCAAAGGAACTTAGAAGGTAATCCTAGTGACGGGCTTGGAAAATCAGCTGCAAGACATGTTAACAGTGAGAGAGAATAG